A genome region from Thermomicrobiales bacterium includes the following:
- the cax gene encoding calcium/proton exchanger: MPRWLYGMLVFGVGAIIAHFAGMSEILVFALAALGIIPISGLIGQATEALSEHVGPKWGGLLNATFGNAAELIIGIVAINRGLLDLVKASVTGSIIGNLLLVLGMGFLVGGWRHGVLRFDAREAGRNSAMMLIALASLLMPAAFAIADPHPDDIHRVSLGVSIVLIALYVAYIVYSLTSQGRQDLEDEVGAHDDEDGGVGWSLWLAIGVLVAATVATVILAELLVGTVEHVAERAHLSEFFVGIILVPIIGNVAEHFSAVLFAARNRADITQGIAAGSSTQVALLVAPLFVLLSYPLGNKMDLTFVPLEIIVVGMSALLFAYISADGESNWLEALQLLGLYVMAGVVFFFLPT, translated from the coding sequence ATGCCACGATGGCTCTACGGCATGCTGGTGTTCGGCGTCGGCGCAATCATCGCCCACTTCGCCGGCATGTCGGAGATTCTGGTGTTTGCACTGGCAGCGCTTGGCATCATCCCCATCTCCGGTCTGATCGGTCAGGCCACTGAGGCGCTCTCAGAGCACGTCGGACCGAAGTGGGGCGGTCTCCTCAACGCGACCTTCGGCAATGCCGCCGAGTTGATCATCGGCATCGTCGCCATCAATCGCGGCCTGCTCGATCTCGTGAAGGCGTCGGTAACCGGCTCGATTATTGGCAACCTGCTGCTGGTCCTCGGGATGGGCTTTCTGGTCGGCGGCTGGCGGCATGGTGTGCTGCGCTTCGACGCTCGCGAGGCGGGGCGCAATTCAGCGATGATGCTGATTGCCCTCGCGAGTCTGCTCATGCCGGCCGCATTTGCCATCGCTGATCCTCATCCTGACGACATTCACCGGGTGAGTCTCGGCGTGTCAATCGTCCTGATTGCGCTGTACGTCGCCTACATTGTGTATTCGCTGACAAGTCAGGGACGGCAGGATCTTGAAGACGAGGTCGGTGCGCACGATGACGAAGATGGCGGCGTTGGCTGGTCTCTCTGGCTTGCGATCGGCGTGCTGGTAGCGGCGACCGTCGCGACTGTCATCCTTGCCGAGTTACTGGTTGGGACGGTTGAGCACGTTGCTGAACGCGCGCACCTCTCGGAGTTCTTCGTCGGCATCATCCTCGTGCCGATCATCGGCAACGTGGCCGAGCACTTCTCTGCCGTCCTGTTCGCGGCGCGGAACCGCGCCGACATCACGCAGGGCATTGCTGCCGGCTCATCGACGCAGGTCGCGTTGCTGGTCGCGCCGTTGTTCGTCCTGCTCAGCTATCCGCTGGGCAACAAGATGGACCTGACATTCGTGCCGCTGGAGATCATCGTGGTCGGGATGTCAGCGCTCCTCTTTGCCTATATCAGCGCTGACGGCGAATCAAACTG